Proteins encoded within one genomic window of Pseudalkalibacillus sp. SCS-8:
- a CDS encoding helix-turn-helix domain-containing protein, whose translation MESSVGKRIKGLRKELGLTQGDLAGDQLSRAMLSLIERDLTTPSLRTIEYLSMKLGVSVGDLLGEVRDSSLPIATAEDVKKGLNICKTLLKVGKYAEAETRLQELVKIDNVPFPEKWLAYKLLGQIYEKLDKNENALAHFKESLYYLSSTDTNEMVEAYYYITLTNRKLENYKEGIEAALKASALINTYHAEVDCLLQINILYNLALCYCRIKEFQKGLDVINQAISIMEKNDITFSNGHFYMLKGLAEMYMRKFAEGIVSTRAAIRFLQDKNEDPYKYLGSRINLGILLRKQNKVNQSLEQLHDCLEDALKMGNKNLIVNTYYELSLSYLYLEDFDRSEQYIKNGLKLADPNSHLHAQCHYVLGKVLMKRGQHEDAIHEFDMAETIFHFLQNESWIALVKSEKGICFETLEDHEKAFKNLLEANQKLLKQDLKLISTELPVMS comes from the coding sequence ATGGAAAGTAGTGTTGGAAAACGGATTAAAGGTTTAAGAAAAGAGTTGGGACTTACACAGGGAGATTTAGCTGGGGATCAATTGAGCCGTGCCATGTTAAGTCTTATTGAACGGGATCTTACTACCCCCTCCCTACGCACGATTGAGTATCTATCAATGAAATTGGGCGTTTCAGTCGGGGATTTGCTTGGCGAAGTACGGGATTCTTCTTTACCGATCGCTACTGCGGAAGATGTCAAAAAAGGGCTCAATATTTGTAAAACGTTGCTGAAGGTCGGAAAATATGCCGAAGCAGAAACTCGTTTACAAGAGTTGGTCAAAATTGACAATGTTCCTTTCCCGGAGAAATGGCTTGCATATAAATTACTAGGGCAAATTTATGAAAAGTTAGATAAGAACGAAAACGCACTGGCCCACTTCAAGGAATCCCTCTATTACCTATCTTCCACAGATACGAATGAAATGGTCGAAGCCTATTATTACATAACCTTGACCAACCGTAAGCTCGAAAATTATAAAGAAGGAATAGAGGCAGCACTAAAAGCTTCTGCTTTAATCAATACGTATCATGCTGAGGTGGATTGCCTGCTTCAAATCAATATCCTGTACAACCTGGCCCTTTGTTATTGTCGCATCAAAGAATTTCAAAAAGGTCTCGATGTGATCAATCAAGCCATTTCCATCATGGAAAAGAATGATATCACTTTTTCCAATGGCCATTTCTACATGCTCAAGGGTCTAGCAGAAATGTATATGAGAAAATTTGCAGAAGGAATCGTCTCGACGCGTGCTGCGATCCGTTTTTTACAAGATAAAAATGAGGATCCATACAAATACTTGGGCTCTCGGATCAATCTTGGAATTTTGTTGCGGAAGCAAAATAAAGTCAATCAATCATTGGAACAACTTCATGATTGTTTAGAAGATGCATTGAAAATGGGAAATAAGAATCTCATTGTGAATACGTATTATGAATTATCACTTTCCTATTTGTATCTCGAAGATTTTGACCGATCCGAACAGTACATTAAAAACGGATTAAAGCTTGCAGATCCAAATTCCCATCTACATGCACAGTGTCATTATGTCCTTGGGAAAGTCTTGATGAAACGTGGTCAACATGAAGATGCCATTCACGAATTTGATATGGCTGAAACCATTTTCCACTTTCTTCAGAACGAATCCTGGATTGCTCTCGTAAAGTCGGAGAAAGGCATCTGCTTCGAAACCTTGGAAGATCATGAGAAAGCATTCAAGAACCTTCTTGAAGCGAATCAGAAATTACTTAAACAAGATCTGAAGCTAATCAGCACAGAACTTCCAGTCATGAGCTAA
- the merF gene encoding mercury resistance system transport protein MerF has product MERKKSKRLLTGGIIGTITILICCFTPVLVILFGAVGLSFLIGYLDLIVFPALGIFIGLTIFAYSKYKKGER; this is encoded by the coding sequence ATGGAGAGGAAGAAAAGTAAAAGGCTGCTTACTGGAGGCATTATTGGTACGATCACCATCCTGATATGTTGTTTTACACCAGTTCTCGTCATCTTGTTTGGAGCAGTCGGTTTAAGTTTTCTTATTGGATATTTGGATTTGATCGTATTTCCAGCCCTCGGCATCTTTATTGGACTGACGATTTTTGCCTATTCGAAATATAAAAAAGGGGAGCGATAA
- a CDS encoding SDR family oxidoreductase — protein MDLQLKGKSVLVSAGSKGLGKATAMEFAREGAHVLIASRNEEQLIQAVTEISKETKNDHVNYCICDITDAAQIDYLVEYAVKTFGTVDVLINNAGGPPAGRFEDMRDEDWQNAFELNLLSFVRLTRKVIPYMQKQQSGRIINFASSSIKEPLDNLILSNTFRAGIVGLAKSLSQELAEYQILVNTIGPGRIATDRLTQLDEIRSNQLGIAYEEHVQNTEQKIPLQRYGTPEEFAKMVVFLGSGANTYITGQSLLIDGGKVKAL, from the coding sequence ATGGATTTACAGTTAAAGGGTAAAAGTGTCCTTGTTTCGGCTGGAAGCAAAGGGCTTGGAAAAGCGACTGCAATGGAGTTTGCGAGAGAAGGCGCACATGTGTTGATCGCTAGCCGAAATGAAGAACAGCTTATCCAAGCGGTCACCGAAATCTCCAAAGAAACGAAAAATGATCACGTAAATTATTGTATTTGTGATATCACCGATGCCGCTCAAATTGATTATCTTGTGGAGTATGCCGTCAAGACATTTGGGACCGTCGATGTGTTGATAAACAATGCAGGAGGACCACCTGCTGGGCGTTTTGAGGATATGCGGGATGAGGATTGGCAGAATGCATTTGAACTGAATCTATTGAGTTTCGTCCGTTTGACCCGTAAAGTGATTCCTTATATGCAGAAGCAGCAAAGTGGCAGAATTATCAATTTCGCATCTTCCTCCATTAAAGAGCCTTTAGATAATTTGATTCTATCCAACACCTTCCGAGCTGGAATCGTCGGTTTGGCAAAGAGTTTATCCCAGGAGCTTGCAGAATACCAGATCCTTGTTAATACGATAGGGCCTGGGAGGATTGCGACAGATCGTTTGACACAATTGGATGAAATCCGTTCAAACCAACTTGGCATTGCTTATGAAGAGCACGTCCAGAATACAGAGCAGAAAATCCCTCTGCAACGATATGGGACACCGGAAGAGTTTGCGAAAATGGTCGTTTTTCTTGGTTCTGGTGCCAATACTTATATTACCGGACAATCCCTATTGATTGATGGAGGGAAAGTGAAAGCACTTTAA
- a CDS encoding RNA polymerase sigma factor, whose protein sequence is MEAEEMTIEDIYEKYYKDVYHFAIYFTNNRNEAEDITQDTFIKAMRTIKTVKDPGKVKVWILMIAKNTAIDYSRKAGSRTIFPSIWKEERSTERTPEEEMVHKDSWEVVQRALLKLKPKYRSVIILRGIKEYTIMETAQVLGIPELKVRVDYHRAMKLLKKEVDFIEVEGVLCNEQS, encoded by the coding sequence ATGGAAGCAGAAGAAATGACCATTGAGGACATTTATGAAAAATACTATAAGGATGTTTATCACTTTGCGATTTACTTTACGAACAATCGAAATGAAGCGGAGGATATTACACAAGACACGTTCATCAAAGCCATGCGGACAATAAAGACCGTAAAGGATCCAGGAAAGGTTAAAGTTTGGATTCTCATGATTGCGAAAAATACGGCCATCGATTATTCAAGGAAAGCAGGCAGCCGTACGATCTTTCCGAGCATTTGGAAAGAGGAGAGATCAACAGAACGAACACCGGAGGAGGAGATGGTACATAAGGATTCGTGGGAGGTCGTGCAAAGAGCGTTGCTCAAACTGAAACCGAAGTATCGAAGTGTCATCATCCTGAGGGGGATAAAAGAATACACGATTATGGAAACGGCGCAAGTACTGGGAATACCGGAATTGAAGGTTCGTGTCGATTATCATCGCGCTATGAAGCTACTTAAAAAAGAAGTGGATTTCATTGAGGTGGAAGGGGTGTTGTGTAATGAACAATCATAA
- a CDS encoding DUF3870 domain-containing protein, giving the protein MPNTIIIAGHARIPNGVSINEPHETLTVTIEVDKMYGVIIWADCTLATEHSQAFFGDMIKGLSLRDGIDLINKEIENHYYGNAQTALTAAVMDAYRQYKKPHVVR; this is encoded by the coding sequence ATGCCGAATACGATTATCATTGCAGGGCATGCCCGGATACCTAACGGTGTGTCGATAAATGAACCGCATGAAACCCTGACTGTCACAATCGAAGTGGATAAAATGTACGGAGTCATCATTTGGGCTGATTGTACATTGGCTACAGAGCATTCACAAGCATTTTTCGGTGATATGATTAAAGGTTTAAGTTTACGTGATGGTATCGATTTGATTAATAAAGAGATTGAAAATCATTACTATGGAAATGCCCAAACCGCCCTTACTGCTGCCGTTATGGATGCCTACAGACAATACAAAAAGCCTCATGTTGTGAGATAA
- a CDS encoding NADP-dependent oxidoreductase yields the protein MKAMMINKYGKNELLHMKEIEKPSVGANDVLVEIHAASVNPIDFKIRNGGALRLVLKFNMPLILGNDFAGKIVEIGSNVRKFKVGDYVYGRPSKERIGTFAEYISIHQDEIALMPNGLTFEEAASIPLVGLTVWQAFHEYFHLKEGQKILIHAGAGGVGSFAIQLAKEMGAYVATTASENGYELVQTLGADKVINYRKENFEEVLDGYDAVFDTLGGPSLEKSFEILKPGGKIVSISAVPTKKFAEQTYQGLMKKTLFMLISNKLMRMAKKHQVEYDFLLMRPNGEQLEQITHLIEEGKIKPVIDRIYDLEEAQGAMNYLETGRAKGKVIIKVK from the coding sequence ATGAAAGCGATGATGATCAATAAGTATGGCAAGAATGAGTTGTTACATATGAAAGAGATTGAAAAACCATCGGTAGGGGCGAATGATGTTCTCGTCGAAATCCACGCTGCCAGTGTAAATCCAATTGATTTTAAAATCCGTAACGGTGGAGCCTTGAGGTTGGTTTTGAAGTTCAATATGCCGTTGATCCTAGGAAATGATTTTGCAGGCAAGATTGTGGAGATCGGCTCGAATGTTCGGAAGTTTAAAGTAGGCGACTATGTCTATGGCCGACCTAGCAAGGAACGGATCGGGACGTTTGCGGAATATATCTCCATTCATCAAGACGAAATTGCGTTGATGCCAAACGGTCTTACCTTTGAAGAAGCAGCATCGATACCACTCGTCGGTCTTACGGTATGGCAAGCCTTTCATGAATATTTCCACTTGAAGGAAGGACAGAAGATTCTGATCCATGCTGGTGCAGGTGGAGTGGGATCGTTTGCGATTCAGCTGGCGAAGGAGATGGGGGCTTATGTTGCCACCACAGCAAGTGAGAATGGCTATGAGCTTGTCCAAACCTTAGGTGCAGATAAAGTGATCAATTATCGGAAAGAGAATTTTGAAGAAGTTCTGGATGGTTATGATGCTGTTTTTGATACATTAGGCGGACCCTCACTTGAAAAATCATTTGAAATTTTGAAGCCTGGTGGGAAAATCGTCTCCATATCTGCCGTTCCAACTAAAAAGTTTGCAGAACAGACCTACCAGGGGTTGATGAAAAAGACTTTATTCATGTTGATTAGTAACAAGCTGATGCGAATGGCTAAAAAGCACCAGGTGGAGTACGATTTTCTCCTTATGCGCCCAAATGGAGAACAGCTTGAACAGATTACTCATCTCATAGAAGAAGGGAAAATCAAACCAGTCATTGATCGGATCTATGACCTGGAAGAAGCTCAAGGGGCGATGAATTACTTGGAAACAGGTCGTGCAAAAGGAAAAGTCATCATAAAAGTGAAATAA
- the merR gene encoding Hg(II)-responsive transcriptional regulator — MGYKTTELAKLTGVNKETLRYYEKIGILPAPPRTASGYRLYPEETVKRIKFVRKAQELGFTLQEVDRLLGVVDQDERRCKDMYTFTSVKLDEIERKINDLKKMKSILEELKNCCHDNDDLYDCPIIDRLEN; from the coding sequence ATGGGCTATAAAACAACTGAATTAGCAAAATTGACAGGTGTGAATAAAGAGACGCTCCGTTATTATGAAAAGATCGGGATCCTGCCTGCCCCTCCTAGAACAGCATCAGGCTACCGGTTATACCCTGAGGAAACAGTGAAAAGGATAAAATTTGTCCGGAAGGCCCAGGAATTAGGATTCACCCTTCAGGAGGTTGACCGATTACTTGGTGTGGTCGACCAAGATGAGAGGCGATGTAAGGATATGTATACCTTCACCTCGGTGAAACTTGATGAGATTGAACGGAAAATAAATGATTTGAAAAAGATGAAATCGATCCTGGAGGAATTAAAGAACTGCTGTCACGACAATGATGATCTCTATGATTGTCCAATCATAGACCGCTTAGAAAATTGA
- a CDS encoding lamin tail domain-containing protein, giving the protein MKRIMSIWMLIAVLVVPITSFEHEASAAGTYTATVDYVKDGDTIMLTNPVKGADEVRFLGIDTPETFVSGGKDPGNQIDPHGNAATNYLKSVLPSGTEITLVTGQEEVDGFGRLLAYVFKGNMDVNRSILENGHAVSYFIWPFEDAKFEDYRGAMLTAMNGNIGIWDTTNPLEELPFEYRDRMFNDQPDKYVGNYFTKEYVTPLNYTQVPIEDRVFFFTEQDAQSAGYTCNCSGGGPASDELLIQEVYYDAEGSDSVGEYLEIYNTSTNTLDISGYILKDNYDTYTLPAGTMIDPGQHLVVARDAAGFRSLFGFDPDVSGMTLALGNSGDQVSLQNPSGAEIDFVAYENYVSGWNIRANTGQAIYRYDVNNDTDSVNDWNVGTPLPGK; this is encoded by the coding sequence TTGAAAAGAATCATGAGCATTTGGATGTTGATTGCTGTATTGGTTGTGCCAATCACTTCATTTGAGCACGAGGCTTCAGCTGCAGGTACATATACAGCAACGGTCGACTATGTTAAAGATGGCGATACCATCATGCTGACAAATCCAGTCAAAGGCGCTGATGAGGTACGCTTTCTAGGAATCGATACGCCTGAAACGTTCGTCTCAGGTGGGAAGGATCCTGGAAACCAGATCGACCCGCACGGAAATGCAGCTACAAACTATTTGAAATCTGTCTTGCCAAGTGGTACAGAAATCACCCTTGTTACAGGTCAAGAGGAAGTAGATGGATTCGGACGCCTTTTAGCCTATGTATTCAAAGGGAACATGGACGTCAATCGTTCCATCCTTGAAAATGGACATGCTGTATCTTACTTCATCTGGCCATTTGAAGATGCGAAATTCGAAGACTATCGTGGTGCGATGCTTACAGCTATGAACGGCAACATCGGCATTTGGGATACGACAAATCCTCTTGAAGAACTGCCATTTGAATACCGTGACCGCATGTTCAATGATCAGCCAGACAAATATGTCGGGAATTACTTTACGAAAGAATATGTTACTCCTTTAAATTACACTCAGGTTCCAATTGAAGATCGCGTATTCTTCTTTACAGAGCAAGACGCACAATCTGCCGGCTATACGTGTAACTGTTCTGGCGGTGGCCCTGCATCTGATGAACTGTTGATCCAAGAAGTCTATTATGATGCGGAAGGCTCTGACAGTGTGGGAGAGTATTTGGAAATCTACAATACATCGACGAACACGCTCGATATCAGTGGCTATATCCTTAAGGATAACTACGACACCTATACACTGCCAGCTGGCACGATGATCGATCCAGGACAACACCTTGTCGTGGCCCGCGATGCTGCTGGATTCCGTAGTCTCTTCGGCTTTGATCCTGATGTTTCAGGTATGACTCTTGCCTTAGGGAATTCAGGGGACCAGGTTTCATTACAAAATCCGTCTGGAGCTGAGATCGATTTCGTCGCATATGAAAATTATGTTTCTGGATGGAACATCAGAGCAAACACTGGACAAGCGATCTATCGTTATGACGTAAACAACGATACAGATTCTGTGAATGACTGGAACGTTGGAACACCGCTTCCTGGTAAGTAA
- a CDS encoding cold-shock protein produces the protein MEQGKVKWFNAEKGFGFIEREGADDVFVHFSAIQGEGFKTLEEGQDVSFDIEEGQRGPQAANVQKV, from the coding sequence ATGGAACAAGGTAAAGTAAAATGGTTCAACGCTGAAAAAGGTTTTGGTTTCATCGAGCGTGAAGGTGCTGACGATGTATTCGTACACTTCTCTGCTATCCAAGGTGAAGGATTCAAGACATTAGAAGAAGGTCAAGACGTTTCTTTCGACATCGAAGAAGGTCAACGCGGACCTCAAGCTGCTAACGTACAAAAGGTTTAA
- a CDS encoding MFS transporter: protein MNRPSQYIQSRFSFFYGWIIVFLGGLGLFFSGPGQTYGVSVFIDSYIEEFDWSRSLVSGIYSGATLLSGSLLFLMGRAVDRFGQRRMSLVVGISLAVACFWNSFVFTPVMLFFGFFLLRFFGQGSMTLVPNTLVPQWFIKKRGRALSFMAIGGFLSSALIPPVNAWLIETFSWEIAFRILGISILVVFVPMVYFFMRDRPEDLGLRPDNLVYKPTGDEGDDNEESEYDVSWTLKEAMRTRQFWLILICVSIPALVNTGITFHLVSIFEEGDLGRGMAAFILSLMAIIGFPITMVSGFILERVRVHVVLAISFLGQLAFVIILLFTQSYWMAILFGVVWGIVNGLERITLSIIWPDYFGRKYLGSIKGLAMTTMVIGSAFGPLPYGFAYDLFGGYSEILLLTMIFPIIGFIFSIISPKPNKISE, encoded by the coding sequence ATGAATCGCCCATCGCAATACATACAATCACGGTTTTCTTTTTTCTATGGCTGGATCATCGTGTTTTTGGGAGGGCTGGGTCTCTTTTTTTCAGGACCTGGTCAAACCTATGGTGTATCCGTGTTCATTGATTCATATATTGAAGAGTTTGATTGGAGCCGTTCCCTTGTGTCAGGTATTTATTCTGGAGCGACTCTTTTATCGGGGTCTTTATTATTCCTCATGGGGCGGGCTGTCGACCGTTTCGGGCAGAGGCGAATGTCACTCGTCGTAGGGATTTCGCTGGCAGTCGCCTGTTTCTGGAACAGCTTCGTTTTCACTCCAGTCATGTTATTCTTCGGCTTCTTCCTATTGCGTTTCTTCGGACAAGGATCAATGACACTTGTACCGAACACATTAGTTCCTCAGTGGTTCATTAAAAAGCGGGGAAGAGCACTGAGTTTCATGGCGATTGGCGGATTTTTGAGCTCTGCATTGATACCTCCTGTCAATGCCTGGTTGATTGAAACATTCAGTTGGGAAATCGCCTTCCGTATTCTCGGGATTTCCATTCTCGTCGTATTTGTCCCGATGGTCTACTTCTTCATGAGAGATCGACCTGAAGACCTTGGTCTGAGACCGGACAACTTGGTGTATAAACCTACAGGTGATGAAGGGGATGACAATGAAGAGAGTGAGTATGATGTTTCCTGGACGTTAAAGGAAGCGATGCGTACAAGGCAGTTTTGGCTCATTCTCATATGTGTCAGTATCCCCGCCCTGGTCAATACCGGCATCACGTTTCATCTCGTTTCAATTTTTGAAGAAGGAGACCTGGGCAGAGGGATGGCCGCATTTATTCTGAGCTTGATGGCAATCATCGGATTCCCGATCACAATGGTATCCGGTTTTATTCTGGAAAGAGTAAGAGTCCATGTCGTCCTTGCGATTAGTTTTCTAGGACAACTTGCATTTGTCATCATTCTCCTTTTTACTCAATCTTACTGGATGGCCATCCTATTTGGTGTCGTTTGGGGAATCGTCAACGGTCTTGAACGGATTACGCTTTCCATCATCTGGCCGGATTACTTTGGAAGGAAATACTTAGGCAGTATTAAAGGCTTGGCGATGACGACGATGGTCATCGGTTCCGCATTTGGTCCACTTCCTTATGGATTTGCCTATGACTTGTTCGGTGGGTATTCAGAAATCCTACTGCTAACGATGATTTTCCCAATCATCGGTTTCATCTTTTCCATCATCTCACCAAAACCTAACAAGATAAGTGAATAA
- a CDS encoding four-helix bundle copper-binding protein, which translates to MSHEKYQSVVNALHECMEACNHCYDACLQEDDVKMMAECIRLDRECADICSYLEQALVRNTPFASELASVCAKICEACGNECKKHDHDHCQKCAEACFKCAEECKKIS; encoded by the coding sequence ATGTCACATGAAAAATATCAATCAGTCGTAAATGCACTTCATGAGTGTATGGAAGCGTGCAACCATTGTTACGATGCTTGCTTGCAGGAAGACGATGTCAAAATGATGGCAGAGTGCATTCGTTTGGATCGAGAATGTGCGGACATCTGCTCATACTTAGAACAGGCCCTAGTACGAAACACTCCATTTGCTTCCGAACTTGCTTCCGTATGTGCGAAGATTTGTGAAGCTTGCGGAAACGAATGTAAAAAGCATGATCATGACCACTGCCAAAAATGTGCAGAAGCATGCTTCAAATGTGCAGAAGAATGCAAGAAGATTTCTTAA
- a CDS encoding YihY/virulence factor BrkB family protein: MTTVIWLIKALYKEFFNRKIYDLAAQMSYYFLLSLFPFLIVVITLVGRLPIDTGSVLGIVEPYAPEKTIYFLRETLTGIFANQEESLMTFGFLASIWLSSIAIQSFSRILNESYPQKTKRSFFLQLLEGLLLTFAFISVVVISVLVPVAERIVLSFIDKDAWLYTFIITFWNPIKWVIGSMILFIFFYVLYHFVPKARLKFIEVLPGAITATLLWQLISVGFSIYVRYSQYSLIYGNVKTLIILMIWLYLTAQTLIIGGTMNALLYKRKYEIE, translated from the coding sequence GTGACGACTGTCATATGGTTGATCAAAGCACTATACAAGGAGTTTTTCAATCGTAAAATATACGACCTTGCAGCGCAAATGTCGTATTATTTTCTGTTGTCCCTTTTTCCTTTTTTGATCGTCGTCATCACTCTAGTCGGTCGACTTCCGATCGATACAGGTTCAGTTCTTGGCATTGTTGAACCTTACGCCCCTGAAAAGACGATTTATTTCTTGCGTGAAACGCTGACAGGTATCTTTGCAAACCAGGAAGAAAGCCTGATGACTTTCGGGTTTCTAGCATCCATTTGGTTATCGTCCATTGCGATCCAATCGTTCTCACGGATATTGAATGAAAGCTACCCCCAGAAGACGAAGAGGTCCTTCTTCCTCCAATTACTGGAGGGATTATTACTGACCTTCGCCTTTATCAGTGTTGTCGTCATTTCTGTCCTCGTCCCTGTTGCTGAACGTATTGTTCTCAGTTTCATTGATAAGGATGCCTGGTTGTATACGTTTATCATAACATTTTGGAATCCAATTAAATGGGTTATAGGAAGTATGATTCTATTCATTTTCTTTTATGTCCTTTATCATTTTGTTCCAAAGGCGAGATTGAAGTTTATTGAGGTGTTGCCCGGTGCCATTACAGCAACGTTACTGTGGCAGCTCATATCTGTCGGGTTCTCCATATATGTAAGATATAGTCAATACTCATTGATTTATGGCAACGTAAAAACTCTTATCATTCTGATGATTTGGCTTTATTTGACTGCACAAACATTAATCATAGGTGGGACGATGAATGCCCTGCTTTATAAACGAAAATATGAAATAGAGTAA
- a CDS encoding S8 family peptidase, translating into MSEVRLIPYHIEEILEDMKTVPIGVQMIEAPIVWDKSEKGEGNVVAVIDTGCQTSHPDLKDRIIDGRNFTTDYNGDENNYLDNNGHGTHVAGTIAAIGGENHIAGVAPETKLLILKVLTGQGRGRMDWIVEAIRYAVDWEGPDGEKVRVISMSLGGPQGTNELHESIKYAVAQNVSVVCAAGNEGDNEESTDEFSYPGAYNEVIQVGAMNFQRKMARFTNTNAEIDLVAPGVNILSTYPDNKYAKLSGTSMATPHVSGALALLNNLTQKEFNRNLTEAELYAQLIKRTIPLGFSKRGVGNGLLTLGLPDKLETLFHPYTAIYENELKKDSEILSAQR; encoded by the coding sequence ATGAGTGAAGTGAGATTGATTCCCTATCATATTGAAGAAATTCTGGAAGACATGAAAACCGTCCCAATTGGTGTACAGATGATCGAGGCACCGATTGTATGGGACAAGTCGGAAAAAGGTGAAGGAAATGTTGTTGCTGTCATTGATACAGGGTGTCAAACGTCTCATCCTGATTTGAAGGATCGCATTATAGACGGACGTAACTTCACCACTGACTACAATGGTGATGAAAATAATTATTTAGATAACAACGGGCATGGGACACATGTTGCCGGAACCATTGCAGCTATTGGTGGTGAAAACCACATTGCTGGGGTAGCTCCAGAAACGAAACTTCTCATCCTGAAGGTGTTGACCGGACAAGGCCGCGGCAGAATGGACTGGATTGTAGAAGCAATCCGTTACGCTGTCGATTGGGAAGGACCAGACGGAGAAAAAGTACGTGTCATTTCGATGTCTTTAGGTGGGCCACAAGGTACCAATGAACTGCATGAATCAATCAAATATGCGGTAGCACAAAATGTTTCCGTTGTTTGTGCAGCTGGAAACGAAGGAGACAATGAGGAAAGTACGGATGAATTTTCTTATCCTGGTGCTTACAATGAAGTCATCCAGGTCGGGGCGATGAATTTCCAGCGTAAGATGGCCCGATTCACGAATACGAATGCAGAAATCGACCTGGTCGCGCCTGGAGTCAATATCCTCTCAACCTATCCAGACAACAAATATGCCAAATTATCAGGAACATCAATGGCTACACCACACGTATCCGGTGCACTCGCCTTATTGAATAACTTAACCCAGAAGGAATTCAACCGGAACCTGACAGAGGCTGAGCTCTACGCACAACTGATCAAACGTACGATTCCGCTCGGTTTCAGTAAACGTGGTGTCGGTAACGGACTCCTTACACTCGGTTTACCGGATAAACTTGAAACCTTGTTCCACCCTTATACAGCTATCTACGAGAATGAATTGAAAAAAGATTCAGAGATATTATCTGCACAAAGATAG